The genomic segment GCGGCCCGGCGTTCTTCGGCACCTGTTCGAGCGACGCGCGCAACTGGCTGTCCGCGCTGAGCTTCGACCAGGTTTCCCGGAAGTAGTCGAGCATCTCCGGTTCGGGGCGCAACGCGACGCGGGTGCGGCTTGCTGCCTGGCCGGCGTGACTTTCGGCAGGAACGCCGGCGTCGCGCCGCTCGTGGCTGCCGATGTAGTCGAGCAGCGCGGCGAGCGGCCCGCGCGCGGGCCCGGCCGGCGACGCAGCCGGCGTTGGCGTCGAAGCCGAAGCCGAAGCCGAAGCCTCGTATTCGGCCCCATCCGCGTTCGATTCGGCGCGCCGAAGGTCGTCCGCGTAAGCGTCGATCAGCGCCGCCAGCCGTGCGTCCAGCAGCCGGCGCGCGTCGCCGCCGTGACCGGCCGTCCGCTGCCGCAGCGCGTCGATGAAGCGAAAGCGCATGGGGTCGAGCCGGTCGGCGCCGCGCGCGCGCCATGCGTCGAGCGTGTGCTGCGCGAGCGCCGCGACGTCATTCACGATGTTCACCGTCGCCTGTCGTCCGCCGCGGCACCGGCGCGATTTCCACGCGCCGGTTCTTCGCGCGTCCCGCGTCGTCCGAATTCGGGCTCACCGGCTGCTCGGAGCCGAACGCGGCCGCGAACACCGATGCCGCCGGCACGCCTTCGTCGATGAACGCACGCGTCACCGTCAGCGCGCGCTTCGCCGACAATTCCCAGTTGTCGGCGAAGCGGCGGTTGCCCGTGCGCACCTGCAGGTCGTCCGCGAAGCCGCTCACCATCAGGATCTCGTGATTCGCGTCGAGATACGCCGCGAGCGGCCCGGCGAGGCTTTTCAGCAGATCGCGTCCCGCGGGCTGCAATTCGTCGGAATTCAACGCGAACAGCACGCTGCCGCTGATGCCGATGCGCCCGTTGACGAGCGTCACGCGCCCCGCTGCGAGCGGGCCCGCCAGCGCCTGCTCGAGCGTCTTGCGGCGCTGCGATTCCAATTGCCGCTGCCTGACCTCGGCGTCGAGCTTCGACGACAGCTCCAACTGCACGCCGATCACGCCGACCAGGATCAGCACGAACGCGCCGAGCAGCACCGACATCAGGTCGCCGAACGCGGCCCAGATCGGCGCGGTCTGCTCGACGCCGCCGTCGATTTCGTCGCTCATGCTGCTTCGGCTCCGACGGACGCGCGCTCACCGGCAACGCGCTGCAGCTCTTCGATGATCTGCTTCTGCGACATCATGCTCAGGTCGATGACCTCGCGCGCCTGCGCGACGTAATACGCGAGCTGCTCGTCGCTGCGGGCGAGCGACTTGTCGAGCGCGGCCTCGATGCGTTGCAGATGCGCGACGAGCGTGTCGTTCGATTCGCCGAACGACTGGACGGCCGCACCGAACGCGTCGCCGAGGCTCGCGACCTCGATCGCGCTGCCCGTGACCTGCGCGGCGACCGCGCCGAGCTTGCCGGTCTCGGCGTCGACCTTGTCCGTGAACTGCGCGCCCACGCGCTGCAGCAGATCCGCGCTCGTCGCGACGAGCGCGTCGACGGCCGCGCGCTGCTCGGTCGACGCGTGATTGACCGCGTCGAGCAGGGTTTCGAGCGTCGCGAGCATCCGGCCGCGCTCTTCGAGCATCGCGGTGTCGCGGACCATGCTGTCGGAGAGCTTCTGGCGCAGCTCGGCGACGACTTCGGCCGCGGCCTTCGGCGCTTCCGAGGCGGCCTGCACGAGCCGCGAGATCTCGGCGATCATGTCGCTCGCGTGCGCTTGCGTGTGGGCCGAGATGTCGCGGGCGGCTTGCGCGAGCGCGTCGCAGATCGCCTGCTGATGGTTCGCAGCGTGCGCGCTCGCCTGCTCCCATTCCGTGCCGAGCTTCGCGGCGATCGACGCGAGCGAAGCGGTCCACGCGGTCAGGCGTTGTTGATCGCGCGCTTCGAGCGTCGTCTGCAAATTCGAATGCGATTCGCCCATCGAGCGCAGCAGCGAAGCGGCGTGCTGTTCGAACGCCGCGGCTTGGGTCGAGATGTCGCGCGAGGTTTGCGCGAGCGCGTCGCAGATCGACTGCTGACGGTTTGCAGCGTGCGCGCTCGCTTGCTCCCATTCCGTGCCGAGCTTCGCGGCGATCGACGCGAGCGAAGCGGTCCATGCGGTCAGACGTTGCTCGTCGCGCGACGCGAGTTGCGTTTGCAGGTCCGCATGCGATTCGCCGATCGTGCGCAGCAGCGCCGCCGAGTGCCGCCCGAACGTCGCGGCGGCCGTCTCCAGCGCCTGCCGGTTGCGCTCGGCGTGCGTCTCGTTCGCTTGCTCCTGCTGCGCGAGCGCGGCGCGCCATGCCGCGGCCGCGCCGCTCGCCGTCGCGTCGAAGCGCGCCGAGACGCCGTCCAGCAGGTCCGCCGAGCGCCGATCGAACGATTCGGCGAAACGGTCGACCGATCCGTGCAGGCGCTCCGCGAGCGCGTCGCTCGAACGCTGATGCTCGGCGAGCGCATCGCGCCAGACGCTCGCGACGTTGGCCGCTGTCGTTTCGAAGCCGGCCGACAGCCCGTCGAGCTGCCGCTCCACCGCGTGCGTGACGGCGTCGTGCAGCGCGGACGTCTCGCGCGCGAGAGCGGCCATCGTGGTCTCCATGACGGGTTGCAGCGCCGATCCGGCGACGCGCGCGCTTTCCGCGACGCTGTCCTTCAGCGACTGCCCGACCGACGAAGCGAGACGCGCGTACGTTTCCTCGGCCTTGCCGAGAAACGCCTGCTGGCCGGCGATCTGCCGTTCGGCCGATGCGGCGCTTTGCTGCTCGAGCGCCGTCATCATCGTCTGCAGCCGGTCGACGAGCGCCGGCATCATGTCGGCTTGCCGCTGCAGGAGCCTGAAGGTTTCGTCGCGCTGATGCGCGTGCGAATGGGTGCGCAGCGTCGTCGCGATCTTCGCGTCGAGCGCTTGCGCGGCGTCGAGCCGCTCGCGCCGGCAAAGCGCCGACAGCAAACCCAGCATCGCCGACGTCGCCACGCCCGCAATCGACGTGCCGAACGCGAACCCGAGCCCCTTCACGGGCGAGGCGAGCGACGCGCGGATCGCCTGCAGGTCCGTCGCGCTTTCGAGCGCCGCGCCGGTGCCTCTAAGGGTCATCACCATCCCGACGAGCGTGCCCAGCATGCCGAGCAGCACGAGCAGACCGACCAGATACGGCGTCAGCGCGGGGCCCGGCAGCGCGACGCGCTCGCCCTCGATGCGCACGCGCACTGCGTGGCGCAGGCTCGGATGCAGCCGCTCGAGCCACGCGCCGAGCGCGGACGGCGGCTCGGACAGCTCGGCGACCGCGCGCGCGAGCGTCGACGTGGCCTGCTGGTAGCGGCGCAATTCGAGCGCGCCGGCGAGATAGCAGGCCGCGATCACGAGTGTGACGGCGAGCGCGACGGGATTCGAGACGGCATAGCCGGCGCCGATCCAGCAGACCGCGGCGAGGCCGGCGAAAAAGACGACGAGGTGAAGGTGAAATCTGGACATGGGAGCCCGGTTAGCTGGCGCGAAGGGCGGCGAGCAGCCCTTCGACCGGTTGAAAACGAACGTCTAGCTCGGCGAGCAGCACGCTCTGCATATCCTTGCGGAATGCGTCGAGCCATGCGCCCGGCGCGGGGGCGGCGGTGTTTTTCGCGGCGTTGGCATCGGCGCCGATCGTCGCCCCGGACCCGGCCTCGGCCTCGGCGAGACGCTGCTGCTCGGCCTGGCGCACGCGCTCGAAGTACGCGCCGAGCAGCTTCGGCACGGACGCGAAGAGGCTCCGCTCGCGCGCGACGAGCGCGCGCTCCATCGTCGCGTCGAGCACCGCGAGCCGGGCGAGCGCGGGCGTTTGCGCGGCCATCGTCTGCCGAAGGCGGCTGCGCAGATCGCCGATGTCGATCTCCATCGCCTGCTGCATCGACAGGTAGTCGTGTCGAAAGAGCGTGAAATCGGCGGGCGCGTCGTTCGGCGGCGCGCCGCGCGTGGCGGCGCGGGTGACGCCGTCGCGTGCGGCGGCGAACGCGCCGGTGCGGGCAATCGCCTTCGCGAGCGACGCGCGCACGCGCGCGCCCTGGCCGTGCGGGGTGTCGCCGGCGGGGCGCGCGCCGGCCGCGACGGCGGGCGGACTCATGCTCAGCGCGGACGACAGCGCGATCGCGTCGGTCCACGCGAGCCATTGGCTCAGCCGGTCCGACAGCGACTGCCCGGACGGCGGAACGTCGGCGTCCGCGAGGCGGGCAAGCAGGCGGATCAGCGTCGGGCCGCCGAGCGCGCTACGTTGCGGGACTTGCACCATGCGACGAGTGTCAGTGTCAAAAAAAGGCAGCAGTTTACACGTTGGCGGCGGGCGGGCAGGCGTTCTTGATGCGGGAAGGGCGACGGACGGCTTCGGCGCGCCGTTGTGCGAGGGCGCAAAGGCCGGGGCCAGCGTCGTCGGAGCCGGTGGCCAGCTCGCGCATCGCATGCTCGGGTGCGTCGTCGATCGTCATGAAACGATCGACGCAACGCTCGAGCTCTTCCCATGCGGCGACGCCTCGCCGCACGCGAGCATGGCCATGAGCAATGGATCGGCATTCAAAAAGCATTTGTCAATTTTGGTTAGCCGGGTTGGCGCGTCGGGCCGGGGGCCGACCGACTTCATGTTTTCCCCAGCGGATTTGGTATCCTTATTCGCCAAAGAAGGCGGTTCGCCGGTACCGATACTGCGCTCGATCGCCTGACAACAAGGGGCGCGACGCGCCCCATTGCGGCGAACCTGAGAAAAAAAAGGATTTGAACCATGACGTTGGGGCCACGCGGGCCGCAGGAGGCGGCGTTTGCGCCGATCTTCGAGGCGATTCATCGTGGGCTGTTGCAGCGCGAGCGGCTGCTGAAG from the Burkholderia humptydooensis genome contains:
- a CDS encoding DUF3348 domain-containing protein; protein product: MVQVPQRSALGGPTLIRLLARLADADVPPSGQSLSDRLSQWLAWTDAIALSSALSMSPPAVAAGARPAGDTPHGQGARVRASLAKAIARTGAFAAARDGVTRAATRGAPPNDAPADFTLFRHDYLSMQQAMEIDIGDLRSRLRQTMAAQTPALARLAVLDATMERALVARERSLFASVPKLLGAYFERVRQAEQQRLAEAEAGSGATIGADANAAKNTAAPAPGAWLDAFRKDMQSVLLAELDVRFQPVEGLLAALRAS
- a CDS encoding OmpA family protein; this encodes MSDEIDGGVEQTAPIWAAFGDLMSVLLGAFVLILVGVIGVQLELSSKLDAEVRQRQLESQRRKTLEQALAGPLAAGRVTLVNGRIGISGSVLFALNSDELQPAGRDLLKSLAGPLAAYLDANHEILMVSGFADDLQVRTGNRRFADNWELSAKRALTVTRAFIDEGVPAASVFAAAFGSEQPVSPNSDDAGRAKNRRVEIAPVPRRTTGDGEHRE
- a CDS encoding DUF2894 domain-containing protein; translation: MNDVAALAQHTLDAWRARGADRLDPMRFRFIDALRQRTAGHGGDARRLLDARLAALIDAYADDLRRAESNADGAEYEASASASASTPTPAASPAGPARGPLAALLDYIGSHERRDAGVPAESHAGQAASRTRVALRPEPEMLDYFRETWSKLSADSQLRASLEQVPKNAGPLNSSSLVHRSLSLMRELSPEYLRQFLSYVDALSWLQQMNGDEAAAGDEAARSAGGGGGAGAKKSTRKKSR
- a CDS encoding DUF802 domain-containing protein codes for the protein MSRFHLHLVVFFAGLAAVCWIGAGYAVSNPVALAVTLVIAACYLAGALELRRYQQATSTLARAVAELSEPPSALGAWLERLHPSLRHAVRVRIEGERVALPGPALTPYLVGLLVLLGMLGTLVGMVMTLRGTGAALESATDLQAIRASLASPVKGLGFAFGTSIAGVATSAMLGLLSALCRRERLDAAQALDAKIATTLRTHSHAHQRDETFRLLQRQADMMPALVDRLQTMMTALEQQSAASAERQIAGQQAFLGKAEETYARLASSVGQSLKDSVAESARVAGSALQPVMETTMAALARETSALHDAVTHAVERQLDGLSAGFETTAANVASVWRDALAEHQRSSDALAERLHGSVDRFAESFDRRSADLLDGVSARFDATASGAAAAWRAALAQQEQANETHAERNRQALETAAATFGRHSAALLRTIGESHADLQTQLASRDEQRLTAWTASLASIAAKLGTEWEQASAHAANRQQSICDALAQTSRDISTQAAAFEQHAASLLRSMGESHSNLQTTLEARDQQRLTAWTASLASIAAKLGTEWEQASAHAANHQQAICDALAQAARDISAHTQAHASDMIAEISRLVQAASEAPKAAAEVVAELRQKLSDSMVRDTAMLEERGRMLATLETLLDAVNHASTEQRAAVDALVATSADLLQRVGAQFTDKVDAETGKLGAVAAQVTGSAIEVASLGDAFGAAVQSFGESNDTLVAHLQRIEAALDKSLARSDEQLAYYVAQAREVIDLSMMSQKQIIEELQRVAGERASVGAEAA